From a single Ischnura elegans chromosome 7, ioIscEleg1.1, whole genome shotgun sequence genomic region:
- the LOC124162503 gene encoding heart- and neural crest derivatives-expressed protein 2, which yields MSLVGSYGTQHPHIHVHPHLHLMGSASGCPPGSSPPDSLYAPAAYYSPHPTVHPYQQTHHHHHLQPLQHHNHQQQPHQQQSSDGFLHAPSPVSSSASSPPSLLEDHQGGGSSFYGPWGATPPGYNTPSTPSAPAPSAPTSPEEAFHEYGEYQQHVIGGHYQLLPHQPSYGPQQAQQGPQEQLGGPEGGPRPFVRVVKRRNTANKKERRRTQSINTAFADLRDCIPNVPSDTKLSKIKTLRLATSYIAYLMGVLASEDPGASDVGFKAEIMHQQQGKRASSVPGGAAGIAGEEEQDEGGDPERRRGGGENTAIPPAMSSTSTERKAKGRTGWPQHVWALELKP from the coding sequence ATGAGTCTGGTGGGTAGCTACGGCACCCAGCACCCCCACATCCACGTCCACCCGCACCTGCATCTCATGGGCTCCGCATCCGGCTGTCCTCCTGGCTCCTCGCCCCCGGATTCCCTCTACGCACCCGCCGCTTACTACTCACCGCACCCGACCGTGCACCCTTATCAGCAGAcgcaccaccatcaccacctgcAGCCACTCCAGCACCACAACCACCAGCAGCAGCCGCACCAGCAACAATCGTCGGACGGTTTCCTGCACGCACCGTCGCCTGTCAGTTCCTCTGCATCCTCTCCGCCCTCGTTGCTGGAGGATCACCAGGGAGGGGGTTCCTCGTTCTACGGGCCCTGGGGGGCCACCCCCCCTGGATACAACACGCCCTCCACCCCTTCGGCCCCTGCACCGTCCGCTCCGACATCCCCAGAGGAGGCCTTCCACGAGTACGGCGAGTACCAGCAGCACGTCATCGGGGGCCACTACCAGCTACTCCCTCACCAGCCGTCGTACGGGCCGCAGCAGGCCCAGCAGGGCCCCCAGGAGCAGCTGGGAGGTCCGGAAGGGGGGCCCAGGCCCTTCGTGAGGGTGGTGAAGCGGAGGAACACGGCCAACAAGAAGGAACGCAGGCGAACGCAGAGCATCAACACGGCGTTCGCGGATCTGCGCGATTGCATTCCCAACGTCCCCTCCGACACGAAGCTCTCCAAGATCAAGACGCTGCGGCTGGCCACGTCGTACATTGCCTACCTCATGGGGGTGCTCGCGTCGGAGGACCCGGGCGCATCCGATGTGGGCTTCAAGGCGGAGATCATGCATCAGCAGCAGGGGAAGAGGGCGTCTTCCGTGCCGGGAGGAGCGGCGGGGATCGCGGGGGAAGAGGAGCAGGACGAAGGCGGTGATCCAGAGAGGcggagaggagggggagagaatACAGCG